One part of the uncultured Celeribacter sp. genome encodes these proteins:
- the istA gene encoding IS21 family transposase, with protein sequence MLTDIQRRVRLILQDRLNNTDIAKLTHCSRNTVANWRKALQDLHIDQEAFDTMDDLDIRQLITPGSFARTQSFVQPDFARIASEISNRGVEIKTLYDEYIGKVPPDEVGMSRSTFYRGVDEYRDNNEVTLSFEYEPGEMIQADFVGRKTQKQPLLIDCDVNVRNYEIFCAVSAKSRKIFVLAIESQTKLHALQAFVAMLDFFGGVPVIVTIDNFPAAVSTPRRGRQDEIITPEFQELADHFGFGLKATRVRKPRDKALVENGVGISQNDVLAPLRDRRFFSLGEMNTAIRALLDELNARPMKGHGGKSRNELFEESDLAGYRPLPSQPYEPGQWLMRVRAGRDYHVPVLGNRYSVPSRLANQQVNVKVTTTTVHLSYLGRLVATHVRSQEVGRLVTEADHMPPAHRSASMTRLAGIKTHVQDIGPDTVRFIEAHFRSVRNPSDTANAAAKIRALADQHTSERVEVACGRALLIGKRSVQTIETILVSGLDAMPMENREEPETPPAQANVRGASYFSTAMNAKDGGRKNV encoded by the coding sequence ATGCTGACTGATATTCAGCGGCGTGTCCGTCTCATCTTGCAGGATCGTTTGAATAATACGGACATCGCAAAACTCACCCATTGTTCCCGCAACACTGTCGCAAACTGGCGCAAGGCGCTCCAGGACCTGCATATAGATCAGGAAGCCTTCGACACTATGGATGACCTGGACATTCGGCAACTGATCACGCCAGGCTCCTTTGCTCGAACCCAGAGTTTTGTCCAGCCGGACTTCGCACGTATCGCGTCGGAAATTTCTAACCGGGGCGTCGAAATCAAGACTCTCTACGATGAGTATATTGGAAAGGTGCCGCCTGACGAGGTGGGAATGTCGCGAAGCACCTTCTATCGCGGGGTAGACGAATATCGAGACAACAATGAGGTGACCCTGAGTTTTGAATATGAGCCCGGGGAGATGATCCAGGCCGATTTTGTCGGTCGGAAAACCCAAAAACAGCCCCTGCTGATCGACTGCGACGTGAACGTCCGGAACTACGAGATATTCTGTGCAGTCAGCGCGAAAAGCCGCAAGATCTTTGTGCTCGCGATTGAAAGCCAGACGAAGCTGCATGCATTGCAGGCCTTCGTGGCCATGCTTGACTTCTTTGGCGGCGTGCCGGTGATCGTGACGATTGACAACTTTCCGGCTGCGGTCTCGACGCCTAGACGCGGGCGGCAGGATGAGATTATTACGCCGGAGTTTCAGGAACTGGCCGATCATTTCGGTTTTGGCCTAAAGGCAACACGTGTGCGAAAACCCCGGGACAAAGCCCTCGTAGAAAATGGCGTCGGCATTTCCCAGAACGATGTTCTGGCACCGTTGCGGGATCGGCGCTTTTTCTCGCTCGGAGAAATGAACACGGCCATTCGCGCGCTTCTGGACGAGTTGAATGCCCGTCCGATGAAGGGGCATGGTGGCAAAAGCCGGAATGAGCTGTTTGAAGAGAGTGATCTTGCGGGCTATCGCCCACTGCCGTCTCAGCCCTATGAGCCGGGTCAATGGCTTATGCGTGTGCGCGCGGGGCGCGACTACCACGTGCCCGTCCTCGGAAACCGCTATTCCGTGCCTTCACGGCTTGCCAATCAGCAAGTCAACGTCAAGGTGACGACAACGACAGTTCATCTCTCCTATCTCGGCCGACTGGTGGCAACACATGTGCGGTCACAGGAGGTCGGGCGATTGGTGACGGAGGCGGATCACATGCCACCCGCACATCGGAGTGCTTCCATGACCCGGCTCGCGGGGATCAAAACGCATGTGCAGGACATCGGTCCAGACACGGTGCGGTTCATCGAGGCGCATTTCCGGAGCGTTCGCAACCCGTCAGATACGGCAAATGCAGCGGCCAAGATCCGCGCCCTTGCCGACCAGCACACATCTGAGCGTGTTGAGGTTGCTTGCGGTCGGGCGCTACTCATCGGCAAGCGCAGTGTTCAGACCATCGAGACTATTCTTGTTTCAGGGTTGGATGCCATGCCCATGGAAAACAGAGAGGAACCCGAGACACCGCCAGCTCAGGCCAATGTGCGCGGGGCATCATATTTTTCAACCGCCATGAATGCCAAGGATGGAGGTCGTAAAAATGTCTAA
- a CDS encoding ATP-binding protein encodes MIKTAQFKYIASPDEILYQNGRNLDKAEILTLLKCDWIARKQNLILSGASGTGKTWLACALGMSAVHHENAVRYARAGRLAEEIMYARLDGTISKLRTKLSRLDLLIIDDFALSPMAKQELTDLFEIIEDRSAKSSTIMIAQRAPQEWYDYIADPLLADAFMDRVRSRAHFLQLEGKSMR; translated from the coding sequence CTGATCAAAACCGCGCAGTTCAAGTACATCGCCAGCCCTGACGAGATCCTCTACCAAAATGGCCGCAACCTCGATAAGGCGGAAATCCTGACTCTGTTGAAATGCGACTGGATCGCGCGCAAACAGAACCTAATCCTTTCCGGCGCATCGGGAACCGGAAAGACTTGGCTCGCTTGCGCCCTTGGCATGTCAGCGGTTCATCACGAAAACGCTGTGCGCTATGCTCGGGCAGGCCGGTTGGCGGAAGAAATCATGTACGCCCGGCTCGACGGGACGATCTCGAAGCTGCGCACCAAGCTGTCGCGTCTCGATCTCCTGATCATTGATGATTTTGCCCTAAGTCCCATGGCCAAGCAGGAGCTGACAGATCTGTTTGAAATCATCGAAGACCGGTCCGCCAAAAGTTCCACGATCATGATCGCCCAACGTGCGCCACAAGAATGGTACGATTACATCGCCGATCCGCTTCTCGCCGACGCTTTCATGGATCGCGTTCGCAGCCGGGCGCATTTCCTGCAACTGGAAGGCAAGTCCATGCGATGA